TTTCACCTTCTTTCGGTGTTTCTTTTCCGTAAGCATTATCGGGAGCACCCACATCCGGAATCTTGGAATCACTTAAAAAGTAATCAGCTCTTGCTCCGGTAGGAGATTTCCATCCGGTTGCCAAATCAATCTGACCTAATTTTTTCGGTTTCCCTGCGTTGGACTCAAATCCCCCGTTATCGATCAGGTTGTCTCCTTTTTGCGCTGATGCAATCAGTGGTAATCCAATCAAAGCACCTAATGCAAGTTGTTTTAGTTTCATACTATTTGGTTTCATAAGATTTTACAGTTTTAATGAATGTTTTAACCTTTTCTGGGTCGACATCCGGATAAACACCGTGGCCTAAGTTAACAATATGTCTTTTATTATTGCCGAACGAATTTAACATTTTTATTGTTTCAGCCTCAATACTTTGGTGAGAACCGTATAAAGCACAAGGATCCAAATTTCCCTGAAGCGTTCTGGAATCACCGATTAAAGAGCGCATCACCGGAATATCCATGTTCCAATCGAGCCCAATCGTATTACAATCTAATTTCGCCAAAGCCGGGATGGATGTGATAGCTCCCTTCGAAAATAAGGTAACCGGAACATCTTCAATAGCGGATGCTATTTGTGATAAATAAGGAAGAGAAAAAGTCGCGTACTGCTCCGTTCCTAAAATTCCAGCCCATGAATCGAACACTTGTATCATACTTGCTCCGGCTTTAACCTGTGCTTTTAAATAAGCGATTGTAACATCTGTGACGTGCTGTAACAATTGATGTGCCAAAGTCGGATTGGTATACAGGAGTTTTTTCGCTTCGCTGAATGTTTTTGAACCGTGCCCTTCCACCATGTAGCAAAGAATGGTCCACGGCGCACCCGCAAATCCGATTACCGGAACACGCCCGTTCAGTTGTTTGACTGTTAAACGAATGGCTTCCAAAACATACCCCAGGCGGTCTTCAATATCGAAATCGAACTCCAGTCTTTTGGCGTCTTCTTCCGATTTGATGGTATGCTCGAACCACGGTCCGCGTTTTTCGACCATTTGATAAGGAATGTTCATTGCTTCCGGAACCACCAGGATATCCGAAAAGATAATCGCTGCATCCACATCCAGGATATCAACCGGTTGAATCGTTACTTCTGCAGCCAAGGCCGGGTTTTCAACCAATTCTTTAAATCCGCTCACACTTTCGCGAACTGCGCGGTATTCGGGTAAAATTCTTCCTGCCTGGCGCATTAACCAAACCGGGTATCGTTCAATATCTTCGCCTTTTGCAGCGCGTAAGATCAAATCGTTTTGCAAATTCATCGGTGCAAAAATAGGTAATATAAAAAAACGTAGGGATGAAAAATTTTTCATCCCTACGTTTTCAATGAATTATGCCCATTTGATTCCGGATTTCCCGTTTTTCTCCAAAATTCCATTGATGGTTGAAAAAGGTTTGCTGCCGAAGAACCCACGGTAAGCAGATAACGGAGAAGGATGCGGTGCTTTTAATATGAAATGTTTGTTGGGATTAACTCTTGCAGCTTTTGCCTGTGCGGGAGATCCCCACAAAACAAAGATCACACCTTCCAACTGGTCATTGATGGTCTGGATCACATCATCGGTGAATTTTTCCCAGCCCTGATTAGCATGAGAAAGCGGCTGGCCTTCACGTACGGTCAGGATAGAATTCAATAATAAAACCCCTTGTTTGGCCCAGTGGTTCAAATCCCCGTTTGGCGGTGCCGGAATTCCCAGATCATCTTCCAGCTCCTTGAAAATGTTTTGCAGGCTCTTAGGTAAAGGTCGCACATGCGAATCACAACTGAAACACAATCCGTGTGCGTGGCCTCTCGTCGGATATGGGTCCTGGCCTAAAATAACGACTTTGAGCTCATCAAAGGGACAGCTGTCGAAAGCCCTGAAAATGTATTTTCCCTCCGGGAAGATCTGGTGCGGAAAACGCGTGTATTCCTGCTTCACAAATTGAACAAGGTTTTCAAAATAAGGAGCTTCAAAAGATGGCTGAAGGACCTTTTCCCACGAAGGATGTATCGAAACTTTCATTTAGCTAAGGTAATGAAAGTTCAAAAGGTTTCAGCCCGCGGCTGATTCAAAGTTTCAAAAGGGTAGTGAGTTCGGGAGGTTCGGGAAAGTCAACTTTTTGAACTATCTTTGTGCCCCATTAAACAGCAATCATGAGCAACGACGTAGAAATTGAAAAGCGCAGGACCTTTGGAATTATTTCGCATCCCGATGCGGGTAAAACAACTTTGACTGAAAAGTTACTGCTTTTCGGAGGAGCGATTCAATCCGCAGGTGCCGTGAAAAACAACAAAATCAAGAAGACCGCTACTTCGGATTTCATGGAGATCGAGAAGCAACGTGGAATCTCGGTTGCCACTTCGGTAATGGCTTTTCAGTATTCCGGGAAGCAGATCAATATTCTGGATACTCCCGGCCACAAGGATTTTGCGGAAGATACTTACCGAACGCTTACTGCTGTTGACAGCGTTATTCTGGTGATCGACTGCGCAAACGGGGTGGAAGAACAAACAGAGCGCCTGATGGAAGTTTGCCGCATGCGCAAAACACCGGTGATCATTTTCATCAATAAGATGGACCGCGACGGAAAAGATCCGTTCGAATTGCTCGACGAACTGGAATCTTCCCTCGACATTAAAGTAAGACCTTTGGCATGGCCTATCGGAATGGGCGACCGTTTCAAGGGAGTTTACAATATTTACGACAAGAACATCAATTTATTCGCAGCGAATAAGACCAAGATCTCTACGGACATCGTTTCCCTTTCAGATATCAATTCTTCGGAATTGGATGAGTTGGTGGGTGAGAAGCCTGCTTCC
The window above is part of the Fluviicola sp. genome. Proteins encoded here:
- the hemE gene encoding uroporphyrinogen decarboxylase — protein: MNLQNDLILRAAKGEDIERYPVWLMRQAGRILPEYRAVRESVSGFKELVENPALAAEVTIQPVDILDVDAAIIFSDILVVPEAMNIPYQMVEKRGPWFEHTIKSEEDAKRLEFDFDIEDRLGYVLEAIRLTVKQLNGRVPVIGFAGAPWTILCYMVEGHGSKTFSEAKKLLYTNPTLAHQLLQHVTDVTIAYLKAQVKAGASMIQVFDSWAGILGTEQYATFSLPYLSQIASAIEDVPVTLFSKGAITSIPALAKLDCNTIGLDWNMDIPVMRSLIGDSRTLQGNLDPCALYGSHQSIEAETIKMLNSFGNNKRHIVNLGHGVYPDVDPEKVKTFIKTVKSYETK
- a CDS encoding uracil-DNA glycosylase, which translates into the protein MKVSIHPSWEKVLQPSFEAPYFENLVQFVKQEYTRFPHQIFPEGKYIFRAFDSCPFDELKVVILGQDPYPTRGHAHGLCFSCDSHVRPLPKSLQNIFKELEDDLGIPAPPNGDLNHWAKQGVLLLNSILTVREGQPLSHANQGWEKFTDDVIQTINDQLEGVIFVLWGSPAQAKAARVNPNKHFILKAPHPSPLSAYRGFFGSKPFSTINGILEKNGKSGIKWA